The Leifsonia sp. ZF2019 DNA segment CCCATGACCACGCTCGCCAGCTCGACCGCCGCCACCCCCGTGCGCACGCCGTCGAACCCTCCGGCCATCCGCCTCGCCGGCGTCACCAAGACGTTCGGCAGCACCACCGTCGTCCAGCCCGTCGATCTCACCATCGAGGACAACGAGTTCTTCTCGATCCTCGGTCCATCGGGATGCGGCAAGACCACGCTGATGCGGATGATCGCGGGCTTCGAGACGCCCACCGGCGGCACGATCGAGCTGGCGGGCAGGTCGGTCGAGACCCTCCCGACCCGCAAGCGCGACCTCAACATGCTGTTCCAGAGCTACGCGCTCTTCCCACACCTCTCCGTGCGCGACAACATCGGCTTCGAACTGAAGGTGCGCGGACGCAAGCGGTTCCCCGATCGGGAGGCCGCGGTGGAGGAGGCCCTCGCTCTGGTGCGCATGGAGCGGTTCGCCGACCGCAAGCCGACCGAGCTGTCGGGTGGTCAGCGGCAGCGCGTCGCGCTGGCCAGGGCGATCGTCGCGCGACCCGCGGTGGTGCTGCTCGACGAGCCCCTCGGCGCCCTCGACCAGCAGCTCCGCAAAGAGATGCAGGTCGAGCTCAAGCGCATGCAGCGGGAGGTGGGCATCACCTTCGTGTATGTGACCCACGATCAGGAGGA contains these protein-coding regions:
- a CDS encoding ABC transporter ATP-binding protein, which translates into the protein MTTLASSTAATPVRTPSNPPAIRLAGVTKTFGSTTVVQPVDLTIEDNEFFSILGPSGCGKTTLMRMIAGFETPTGGTIELAGRSVETLPTRKRDLNMLFQSYALFPHLSVRDNIGFELKVRGRKRFPDREAAVEEALALVRMERFADRKPTELSGGQRQRVALARAIVARPAVVLLDEPLGALDQQLRKEMQVELKRMQREVGITFVYVTHDQEEALTMSDRIAVMSEGRVQQVDSPRAIYDHPSNRFVAGFIGTCNLLPAVYHGTPAGASVDLVGLGVVPAEVGAADAGAEVTVAIRPERVRLRSGSAQAGEVAARLLDAVFLGDEWRYIVRAGEDVQIIVTRPSDGVDDELTRLVPGDPVAVSWASTDARLLAS